A genomic region of Mesorhizobium sp. NZP2077 contains the following coding sequences:
- the scpB gene encoding SMC-Scp complex subunit ScpB produces the protein MSERANASVIPFKVDNGPEAGDLDEASVQNPVQNPAERLHMAEAVRMAEAIVFASAEPVSEKQLAARLPDGINIALAMAELQQVYARRGVNLVRVGDAWAFRTAGDLAFLMSRDTVQQRKLSRAALEVLAIIAYHQPVTRAEIEDIRGVETSKGTLDTLLETEWVRMRGRRKTPGRPVTYGTTETFLDHFALEEIRDLPGMEELKGAGLLSGRMPSNFSIPQPPADPDAPTEDEDPLTDIDLEELGLLTPRVTED, from the coding sequence ATGAGCGAACGCGCCAACGCTTCGGTTATCCCCTTCAAGGTGGATAATGGGCCGGAAGCGGGGGATCTCGACGAGGCTTCCGTCCAGAATCCGGTACAGAACCCGGCCGAGCGCCTGCATATGGCCGAGGCCGTGCGCATGGCCGAGGCGATTGTTTTCGCCAGCGCCGAGCCGGTCAGCGAAAAGCAGCTTGCCGCGCGCCTTCCAGACGGCATCAACATCGCCCTAGCGATGGCCGAGTTGCAGCAGGTTTATGCGCGGCGCGGCGTCAATCTGGTGCGCGTCGGTGACGCCTGGGCTTTCCGCACCGCAGGCGACCTGGCCTTCCTGATGAGCCGCGACACGGTGCAGCAGCGCAAGCTGTCGCGAGCCGCCCTCGAAGTGCTGGCGATCATCGCCTATCACCAGCCGGTGACGCGCGCCGAGATCGAGGATATCCGCGGTGTCGAGACGTCGAAGGGCACGCTCGACACGTTGCTCGAGACGGAATGGGTGCGCATGCGCGGCCGTCGCAAAACACCCGGCCGTCCCGTTACCTACGGCACCACCGAAACCTTCCTCGACCATTTTGCGCTCGAGGAAATCCGCGATCTTCCGGGCATGGAGGAACTGAAGGGGGCGGGCTTGCTTTCGGGCCGCATGCCGTCGAACTTCTCCATTCCGCAGCCGCCGGCCGACCCGGACGCGCCGACCGAGGACGAGGATCCGCTGACCGACATCGACCTCGAGGAGCTTGGCCTTTTGACGCCACGCGTCACGGAAGATTGA
- a CDS encoding peptidoglycan DD-metalloendopeptidase family protein, which produces MQLSVLKANSRNLARGCAVLMIAGAAAGCSSQASRFNSVDDVFTSSTNNQRAIINKQDAAQPFPGDVSAAPLDGSHTQSVSRSSLEPVSSRPLPPPVSAQAAPALAPAANPVRVASAPAMVRPAPHVDRTTTGTIDPAAKPFKNAQPDAPKMAEAGRPHATEIVVRDGETINGIAQHYKVPADVIMKVNGLSATKGLKTGQKLVIPAYAYSSKAEPKVADAKPAKDGKHDLPATAPDKVAVLPQQPKLKEGKSAAQVDASAAASQPKEPKPAQVAKATGAAGTYTVQSGDTMSSIARKTGVGVVALKQANGMKDGLLKIGQALKVPAGGTATVASAKPAKVDPVTTATTQPPAKATPSETLASYTPPKKDAKVIQQAEDDDAVAPDATGIGKMRWPVRGRVISGFGSGKDGVDIAVPTGTPIKAAENGVVIYAGDGLKEFGNTVLVRHENGLVTVYGHASSIEVQRGQKVKRGQEIALSGMSGTTDSPKLHFEVRKNSAPVDPSGYLE; this is translated from the coding sequence ATGCAACTCAGTGTTTTGAAGGCAAACAGTCGCAATCTGGCGCGGGGCTGCGCTGTTCTCATGATTGCGGGCGCGGCCGCCGGGTGCAGTTCCCAGGCTTCGCGGTTCAACAGCGTCGACGATGTCTTCACTTCCTCGACCAACAATCAGCGCGCCATCATCAACAAGCAGGATGCGGCGCAGCCCTTTCCGGGCGATGTCTCCGCCGCTCCGCTTGACGGCAGCCACACCCAGTCGGTCAGCCGCTCCAGCCTCGAACCGGTTTCGAGCCGGCCGTTGCCGCCGCCCGTTTCAGCCCAGGCCGCGCCGGCACTCGCGCCTGCCGCCAATCCGGTGCGTGTCGCATCGGCGCCAGCGATGGTTCGTCCGGCTCCGCATGTCGACAGGACCACAACCGGCACTATCGATCCGGCTGCGAAACCGTTCAAGAATGCCCAGCCCGACGCGCCGAAGATGGCAGAAGCGGGCAGGCCGCACGCGACTGAGATCGTCGTTCGCGACGGCGAAACGATCAATGGCATCGCGCAGCACTACAAGGTGCCGGCCGACGTCATCATGAAGGTGAACGGTTTAAGCGCAACCAAAGGGCTGAAGACCGGCCAGAAGTTGGTCATCCCTGCCTATGCGTATTCGAGCAAGGCCGAACCGAAGGTCGCCGACGCAAAGCCGGCGAAGGATGGCAAGCATGATTTGCCGGCCACCGCGCCGGACAAGGTCGCCGTCCTGCCGCAGCAGCCGAAACTCAAGGAGGGCAAGTCCGCCGCGCAAGTCGATGCGTCGGCCGCCGCGAGCCAGCCCAAGGAGCCCAAGCCCGCGCAGGTGGCCAAGGCGACCGGTGCCGCCGGAACCTATACCGTCCAGTCGGGTGACACGATGTCCTCGATCGCCAGGAAGACCGGCGTCGGCGTCGTTGCGCTGAAGCAGGCCAACGGCATGAAGGACGGCTTGCTCAAGATCGGCCAGGCCCTGAAGGTGCCTGCCGGCGGAACCGCGACGGTCGCCAGCGCCAAGCCGGCGAAGGTCGATCCGGTTACCACGGCAACCACGCAGCCGCCCGCAAAAGCCACGCCGTCGGAAACGCTGGCATCCTACACGCCGCCGAAGAAGGACGCGAAGGTCATTCAGCAGGCCGAGGACGACGACGCGGTGGCGCCGGATGCCACGGGTATCGGCAAGATGCGCTGGCCGGTGCGCGGCCGGGTGATCTCCGGTTTCGGATCCGGCAAGGACGGCGTCGACATCGCCGTGCCCACGGGCACGCCGATCAAGGCAGCCGAGAACGGCGTCGTCATCTATGCCGGCGACGGGCTCAAGGAATTCGGCAACACGGTGCTGGTGCGCCACGAGAACGGCCTGGTCACCGTCTACGGCCATGCCAGTTCGATCGAGGTTCAGCGCGGCCAGAAGGTCAAGCGCGGCCAGGAAATCGCGCTCTCGGGCATGAGCGGCACGACGGACTCGCCGAAGCTGCACTTCGAAGTGCGCAAGAACTCGGCCCCGGTCGATCCGTCGGGTTATCTCGAATAG
- a CDS encoding protein-L-isoaspartate(D-aspartate) O-methyltransferase — translation MNLPIDDREGFAAFLLRLRGRGTVPKALIAAFEATPRRGFLAPHFHQIAWSDRMLPIECGEAIEGADMQAAVIAALAIEAGNRVLEIGAGSGYTSAVMSRLAARIVTVDRYKTLVEQARQRFEALGIGNVIVRQADGSGGLPAEGPFDRIVAWAAFDSLPRFLLDQLSSGGIVIAPIGPEEGEQVLGKLTKVGSRFEREDIGMVRLQPILRSVAAVL, via the coding sequence ATGAACCTGCCAATCGATGACCGCGAAGGATTTGCCGCTTTCCTGTTGCGCCTGCGCGGCAGGGGAACGGTGCCGAAGGCGCTCATCGCGGCATTCGAGGCGACACCACGGCGCGGTTTCCTGGCGCCCCATTTCCACCAGATCGCCTGGTCGGACCGCATGCTGCCGATCGAATGCGGCGAGGCGATCGAAGGCGCCGACATGCAGGCGGCGGTGATCGCGGCCCTTGCCATCGAAGCGGGAAACCGCGTGCTCGAGATCGGCGCCGGTTCCGGCTATACTTCGGCGGTGATGTCGCGGCTGGCGGCGCGCATCGTGACCGTCGATCGCTACAAGACGCTGGTCGAACAGGCCAGGCAGCGTTTCGAGGCGCTCGGCATCGGCAATGTCATCGTCCGCCAGGCGGATGGCTCCGGCGGCTTGCCGGCCGAAGGACCGTTTGACCGCATCGTTGCCTGGGCGGCCTTCGACAGCTTGCCGCGCTTCCTGCTTGACCAATTGTCGAGCGGCGGCATCGTCATTGCGCCGATCGGGCCGGAGGAGGGCGAGCAGGTGCTGGGCAAGCTGACCAAGGTCGGCAGCCGTTTCGAGCGCGAGGACATCGGTATGGTGCGGCTGCAGCCGATCCTGCGCAGCGTCGCGGCCGTTCTCTAG
- the yajC gene encoding preprotein translocase subunit YajC has product MFVTPAYAQGIGGASPDMLISILPFVLIFVIMYFLIIRPQRTQLKKRGEMLAAVRRGDTVVTGGGFVGKVTKVIDDNELEIDLGGGTKVTALRSTIADVRVKGEPVANQNAKK; this is encoded by the coding sequence ATGTTCGTGACACCGGCATACGCCCAAGGCATCGGCGGCGCCTCTCCCGATATGCTCATCAGCATTTTGCCGTTTGTCCTGATTTTCGTGATCATGTATTTTCTGATCATCCGCCCGCAGCGCACGCAGCTGAAGAAGCGCGGCGAGATGCTGGCGGCGGTCCGTCGCGGCGACACGGTCGTCACCGGCGGCGGTTTCGTCGGCAAGGTGACGAAGGTGATCGACGACAACGAGCTCGAGATCGACCTTGGCGGTGGCACCAAGGTCACGGCGCTGCGCTCGACGATCGCCGATGTGCGCGTCAAGGGCGAACCGGTGGCCAACCAGAACGCCAAGAAGTAA
- a CDS encoding ATP-binding protein, producing the protein MTDSSIDTLNKKLDRLIEAVGRLAPPPVPETDLGEADCFVWQADPGYLEPVRKVNRVDIGLIRGVDRVRDILVDNTERFAAGFAANNVLLWGARGMGKSSLVKAVHAEINVRAKSDLPLKLIEIHREDIDTLPKLMGLLKAAPFRVILFCDDLSFDHDDTSYKSLKAALEGGVEGRPANVIFYATSNRRHLLPRDMIDNERSTAINPSEAVEEKVSLSDRFGLWLGFHKCSQDEYLEMINGYASHHGLDIDPEQLRAEALEWATTRGSRSGRVAWQFTQDLAGRLGKPLKD; encoded by the coding sequence ATGACCGACAGCAGCATCGACACCCTCAACAAGAAACTCGACCGCCTGATCGAGGCCGTCGGCCGCCTCGCCCCGCCGCCGGTGCCTGAAACCGACCTCGGCGAGGCCGACTGCTTCGTCTGGCAGGCCGATCCCGGCTATCTGGAGCCGGTGCGCAAGGTCAACCGTGTCGACATCGGCCTGATCCGCGGAGTCGACCGTGTCCGCGACATCCTCGTCGACAACACCGAGCGCTTCGCCGCCGGCTTTGCAGCCAACAACGTGCTGTTGTGGGGCGCGCGCGGAATGGGCAAATCGTCGCTGGTCAAGGCCGTGCATGCCGAGATCAATGTCAGGGCCAAATCCGACCTGCCGCTCAAGCTGATCGAGATCCACCGCGAGGACATCGACACGCTGCCGAAGCTGATGGGTTTGCTGAAGGCGGCCCCCTTCCGCGTCATCCTGTTTTGCGACGATCTGTCGTTCGATCATGACGACACCTCCTACAAGTCGCTGAAGGCGGCACTGGAAGGCGGCGTCGAAGGCCGCCCGGCCAACGTCATCTTCTACGCCACCTCGAACCGCCGCCATCTGTTGCCGCGCGACATGATCGACAATGAGCGCTCGACCGCTATCAACCCCTCCGAAGCGGTCGAGGAAAAGGTCTCGCTATCCGATCGTTTCGGACTTTGGCTCGGCTTCCACAAATGTTCGCAGGACGAATATCTCGAGATGATCAACGGCTATGCCAGCCATCACGGCCTCGACATCGACCCCGAGCAGCTGCGTGCAGAGGCGCTGGAATGGGCGACGACGCGCGGCAGCCGCTCGGGCCGCGTCGCCTGGCAGTTCACGCAGGATCTGGCCGGCCGGCTTGGCAAACCGCTCAAGGATTAG
- the tatB gene encoding Sec-independent protein translocase protein TatB has product MFEVGWTEMLVIAIVMIVVVGPKDLPNMLRTFGRTTAKLRAMAADFQKQFNEALKEAELDDVKKSVDELRGLSPVAEIKKQLDPFQQAAADVRAGVDAAMKPKPAADPAAPAASTPQAAEPLKNGATEMPGVSGPEAAPPAPIFPAMTDESVVAISTVPAVAPKAASAKKAAKVAPASKAPSKAATSVRPATAKAAPAPKTSTKVATAAKPAATASTKPAAANATAAKTVAKAEPKPAAAKKPVAKKTAGAAK; this is encoded by the coding sequence ATGTTTGAAGTCGGCTGGACCGAAATGCTGGTGATCGCGATCGTCATGATCGTGGTCGTCGGGCCGAAGGATTTGCCCAACATGCTGCGCACCTTTGGGCGCACGACGGCGAAGCTGCGTGCCATGGCCGCCGACTTCCAGAAACAGTTCAACGAGGCGCTGAAGGAGGCCGAGCTCGACGATGTCAAGAAGTCGGTCGACGAGCTCAGGGGCCTCAGCCCGGTTGCCGAAATCAAGAAGCAGCTTGATCCGTTCCAGCAGGCGGCGGCCGATGTCCGCGCCGGTGTCGATGCGGCGATGAAGCCGAAGCCGGCCGCCGATCCGGCAGCGCCCGCCGCTTCCACGCCACAGGCGGCCGAGCCGTTGAAGAATGGCGCAACGGAAATGCCCGGCGTCAGCGGGCCGGAGGCAGCGCCGCCAGCCCCGATCTTCCCGGCAATGACCGATGAATCGGTGGTGGCGATATCGACAGTGCCTGCCGTGGCGCCGAAGGCAGCTTCGGCCAAGAAAGCCGCCAAGGTGGCACCCGCATCAAAGGCGCCGTCCAAGGCCGCGACTTCCGTGAGGCCCGCTACGGCGAAAGCCGCGCCCGCGCCCAAGACGTCGACAAAGGTCGCGACAGCCGCAAAGCCTGCCGCCACCGCTTCGACGAAGCCTGCCGCCGCCAACGCGACTGCTGCCAAAACCGTGGCGAAAGCCGAACCGAAGCCTGCTGCGGCGAAGAAGCCGGTGGCCAAAAAGACGGCTGGAGCCGCCAAGTGA
- the secDF gene encoding protein translocase subunit SecDF, whose protein sequence is MLYFSRFKMILIWVAVAITVILAAPNLFPASTLAQLPSWVPKRQMTLGLDLQGGSHILLEMNQNDLIKDRLETTRDEIRTLLRDAKIGYTGLAGTGRTLQVRITDPAQLDAAKMALKTLTDPVAAGLFTGGSIQEMSLDESEPGLLKFTVTDAGIKYRTSTALAQSIEVVERRVNELGTTEPIVQRQGDDRILVQVPGLQDPQRLKEILGQTAKLTFQMVDQSMPVQDAMKGRPPAGSSVLYSQDDPPVPYLIENRVIVSGENLVDAQATFNSQNNEPVVSFRFDSKGAARFGQATSQNVGKLFAIILDNQVISAPQIREPILGGTGQISGNFTAQSANDLAVLLRAGALPATLTVIEERTVGPGLGQDSIHAGKVAGIIGSILVVAFMFVAYGFLGFLANIALAVHVAMIVGVLSLLGATLTLPGIAGIVLTIGMAVDSNVLIYERIREERRAGRSVIQAIDTGFTKALATIVDSNVTSLIATVVLFYLGTGPVKGFAITYAIGILTTVFTAFTFTRLLVSIWLRRARPKELPKAPVTFIPPGTKIPFMGIRRWTFALSSTLSILSVVLFMTVGINYGIDFKGGSLIEVQSKSGDANLGDIRNRLTELNIGEVQVQQFGAPNDVLIRVGTQDAGENAEQTVIDKVRGELQDQYDFRRVEVVGPTVSGELAKQGTIAMIVALVGILVYVWFRFEWQFAVGAIIATVHDVVMTLGFFVISGLEFNQSSLAAILTIIGYSLNDTIVVYDRVREDLRKYKRMPLPQLLNNAINETLSRTTLTSVTTSLALLALVLFGGEVIRSFTLAMLFGVVFGTYSSIFIAAPLLILFKLRPQASADEEKPVSGGKAVAT, encoded by the coding sequence ATGCTGTATTTTTCGCGCTTCAAGATGATCCTGATCTGGGTGGCAGTCGCCATCACAGTGATCCTCGCCGCGCCCAATCTGTTCCCCGCCAGCACGCTGGCCCAGCTGCCGAGCTGGGTGCCGAAGCGGCAGATGACGCTCGGCCTCGATTTGCAGGGCGGTTCGCACATCCTGCTGGAGATGAACCAGAACGATCTTATCAAGGATCGGCTGGAGACGACGCGTGACGAAATCCGCACGCTGCTGCGCGACGCCAAGATCGGCTATACCGGCCTTGCCGGCACCGGGCGGACCTTGCAGGTCCGCATCACGGATCCAGCCCAACTCGACGCCGCAAAGATGGCCTTGAAGACCTTGACCGACCCTGTCGCCGCCGGCCTGTTCACTGGCGGCTCCATCCAGGAAATGTCGCTGGACGAGTCCGAGCCGGGCCTGCTCAAGTTCACCGTCACCGACGCCGGCATCAAATACCGTACGTCCACCGCATTGGCGCAGTCAATCGAGGTGGTCGAGCGCCGCGTCAACGAACTTGGCACCACCGAGCCCATCGTGCAGCGGCAAGGCGACGACCGCATCCTTGTCCAGGTGCCCGGCCTGCAGGATCCGCAGCGGCTGAAGGAAATCCTTGGCCAGACCGCGAAGCTGACCTTCCAGATGGTCGACCAGTCGATGCCGGTGCAGGACGCGATGAAGGGGCGCCCGCCCGCCGGCTCGTCGGTGCTCTACTCCCAGGACGATCCGCCGGTTCCATATCTGATTGAAAACCGCGTCATCGTTTCGGGCGAGAACCTCGTCGACGCGCAAGCGACGTTCAATTCGCAGAACAACGAGCCGGTGGTTTCATTCCGCTTCGATTCGAAGGGCGCCGCGCGCTTTGGCCAGGCGACCTCGCAGAATGTCGGCAAGCTGTTCGCCATCATCCTCGACAACCAAGTGATTTCGGCGCCGCAGATACGGGAACCAATCCTCGGCGGCACCGGGCAGATATCAGGCAATTTCACTGCCCAGAGCGCCAACGATCTCGCCGTGCTCCTGCGCGCCGGCGCGCTGCCGGCAACATTGACGGTGATCGAGGAACGCACTGTCGGTCCGGGCCTCGGCCAGGATTCGATCCATGCCGGCAAGGTCGCCGGCATCATCGGCTCGATCCTCGTCGTCGCCTTCATGTTCGTCGCCTACGGCTTCCTCGGTTTCCTCGCCAACATCGCGCTGGCGGTGCACGTGGCGATGATCGTCGGTGTGCTGTCGCTGCTCGGCGCGACGCTGACCTTGCCCGGCATCGCCGGTATCGTGCTGACCATCGGCATGGCGGTCGATTCCAACGTGCTGATCTACGAACGCATCCGCGAGGAACGACGTGCCGGCCGCTCCGTGATCCAGGCGATCGACACCGGTTTCACCAAGGCGCTGGCGACCATCGTCGATTCCAACGTCACATCGCTGATCGCCACCGTGGTGCTGTTCTATCTCGGCACCGGACCGGTGAAGGGCTTCGCCATCACCTACGCCATCGGCATCTTGACCACGGTCTTCACCGCTTTCACCTTCACCCGCCTGCTGGTCTCGATCTGGCTGCGTCGGGCTCGCCCGAAGGAGTTGCCGAAGGCGCCGGTGACTTTCATTCCGCCAGGCACCAAAATTCCCTTCATGGGTATCCGCCGGTGGACGTTCGCGCTGTCGAGCACATTATCGATTCTGTCGGTCGTGCTGTTCATGACCGTCGGCATCAATTACGGCATCGATTTCAAGGGTGGTTCGCTGATCGAGGTGCAGTCCAAGAGCGGTGATGCCAATCTTGGTGACATCCGCAACCGATTGACGGAACTCAACATCGGCGAAGTGCAGGTGCAGCAGTTCGGCGCGCCGAATGACGTGTTGATCCGCGTCGGTACGCAAGATGCCGGTGAAAATGCCGAGCAGACCGTGATCGACAAGGTGCGCGGTGAGTTGCAGGACCAGTATGATTTCCGCCGCGTCGAAGTGGTGGGTCCGACCGTTTCGGGCGAACTGGCCAAGCAAGGCACCATCGCGATGATCGTCGCGCTGGTCGGCATCCTGGTCTATGTCTGGTTCCGTTTCGAATGGCAGTTCGCTGTCGGTGCTATCATCGCGACGGTGCACGATGTGGTCATGACGCTCGGCTTCTTCGTCATCAGCGGGCTTGAATTCAATCAGTCATCGCTGGCGGCAATCCTGACCATCATCGGCTATTCGCTGAACGACACGATCGTCGTCTATGACCGTGTTCGAGAGGATCTGCGAAAATACAAGCGAATGCCGCTGCCGCAGCTTCTTAACAACGCCATTAACGAGACGCTGTCGAGAACGACGCTGACGTCCGTGACGACCAGCTTGGCGCTGTTGGCGCTGGTGCTGTTCGGCGGTGAGGTGATCCGCTCGTTCACGCTGG
- a CDS encoding twin-arginine translocase TatA/TatE family subunit: MGSFSIWHWMIVLVIVLLVFGRGKIPELMGDMAKGIKSFKKGMADDDVAEDKRTVEHRADETVSAVKEKASKS, translated from the coding sequence ATGGGTTCATTTTCAATTTGGCACTGGATGATCGTGCTGGTCATCGTGCTTCTGGTGTTCGGTCGCGGCAAGATCCCCGAACTGATGGGCGACATGGCCAAGGGCATCAAGAGCTTCAAGAAGGGCATGGCCGACGACGACGTCGCCGAGGACAAGCGCACCGTCGAACACCGTGCCGATGAGACCGTTTCGGCCGTGAAGGAAAAGGCCAGCAAGAGCTGA
- the surE gene encoding 5'/3'-nucleotidase SurE translates to MRILLTNDDGIHAEGLASLERVARTLSDDVWVVAPEQDQSGYAHSLSISEPLRLRKIGEKHFAVRGTPTDCVIMGVKKILPGAPDLILSGINSGANIADDVTYSGTVAGAMEGALLGIRSIALSQGYSYVGEDRVVPYETTEALAPALLKKLVATPLPDGVLLNVNFPNCLPEEVAGTVVTTQGKLVHSLWVDERRDGRGLPYYWLRFGREPVEGKQGTDLYALRNRLVSVTPLQLDLTAHEIRDQLSKALA, encoded by the coding sequence ATGCGCATTCTTCTGACCAATGATGACGGCATTCATGCCGAGGGCCTGGCGTCGCTCGAGCGCGTCGCCCGCACGCTGTCCGATGATGTCTGGGTGGTGGCGCCGGAGCAGGATCAGTCCGGCTATGCGCATTCGCTGTCGATCTCGGAGCCACTGCGGCTGCGCAAGATCGGCGAGAAGCATTTCGCCGTGCGCGGCACGCCGACCGATTGCGTCATCATGGGGGTGAAGAAGATCCTGCCCGGTGCGCCGGACCTGATCCTGTCCGGCATCAATTCCGGCGCCAACATCGCTGACGACGTGACGTATTCGGGAACCGTCGCTGGCGCCATGGAAGGCGCGCTGCTCGGCATCCGCTCGATTGCACTCAGCCAGGGATACTCCTATGTCGGCGAGGATCGCGTCGTTCCCTACGAGACTACCGAGGCGTTGGCGCCGGCACTGCTGAAGAAGCTCGTCGCGACGCCATTGCCGGACGGCGTGCTGCTCAACGTCAATTTTCCCAACTGCCTTCCTGAAGAGGTCGCCGGCACGGTGGTCACCACGCAGGGCAAGCTCGTGCACAGCCTGTGGGTCGATGAGCGCCGTGACGGGCGCGGCCTGCCTTACTACTGGCTGCGCTTCGGCCGCGAGCCGGTCGAGGGCAAGCAAGGCACCGACCTCTACGCGCTGCGCAACCGCCTGGTGTCGGTGACGCCATTGCAGCTCGACCTCACCGCGCATGAGATCCGTGACCAGCTGAGCAAGGCGCTTGCATGA
- the tatC gene encoding twin-arginine translocase subunit TatC: MSVSDKEKDEIEKSSAPLMEHLIELRRRLIWSLGGFFVAFLVCFFFAKRLFNLLVVPFKWATKWAGLDPHKVELIYTAPQEFFFTQVKLAMFGGMVIAFPLIATQIYKFIAPGLYKNERNAFLPFLIASPILFLMGASLVYFFFTPMVMWFFLAMQQVGTDDQVQISLLPKVSEYLSLIMTLIFSFGLVFQLPVVTSLMTRVGMLSSKALAEKRKWAIVIAFIVAAVLTPPDPMSQIGLAIPTILLYEVSIWAARWIERDQEKQRLAREKQDAGETVADKTPDEPPAPAAS; encoded by the coding sequence GTGAGCGTTTCGGACAAGGAAAAGGACGAGATCGAAAAGTCGTCCGCTCCGCTGATGGAGCATCTGATCGAGCTGCGTCGGCGACTGATCTGGTCGCTGGGTGGCTTCTTCGTCGCCTTCCTGGTTTGCTTCTTCTTCGCCAAGCGGCTGTTCAACCTTCTGGTCGTCCCCTTCAAATGGGCGACGAAATGGGCGGGTCTCGATCCGCACAAGGTCGAGCTGATCTACACCGCGCCGCAGGAATTCTTCTTCACGCAGGTCAAGCTCGCCATGTTCGGCGGCATGGTCATCGCCTTTCCGCTGATCGCCACGCAGATCTACAAATTCATCGCGCCCGGCCTCTACAAGAACGAGCGCAACGCGTTCCTGCCGTTCCTGATCGCGTCGCCCATTCTGTTCCTGATGGGCGCCTCACTGGTCTATTTCTTCTTCACCCCGATGGTGATGTGGTTCTTCCTCGCCATGCAGCAGGTCGGCACGGACGACCAGGTGCAGATTTCGCTGCTGCCGAAAGTGTCGGAATATCTCAGCCTCATCATGACGCTGATCTTCTCCTTCGGCCTGGTGTTCCAGCTGCCGGTGGTGACCAGCCTGATGACGCGTGTCGGCATGCTGTCGTCCAAGGCGCTGGCGGAAAAGCGCAAATGGGCGATCGTCATTGCGTTCATCGTTGCCGCCGTGCTGACGCCGCCCGATCCGATGAGCCAGATCGGTCTCGCCATTCCGACCATCCTTCTCTACGAGGTCTCGATCTGGGCCGCGCGGTGGATCGAGCGCGACCAGGAAAAGCAGCGGCTGGCACGTGAGAAGCAGGACGCCGGTGAGACCGTGGCGGACAAAACGCCGGACGAGCCTCCAGCGCCGGCTGCTTCGTAA
- the serS gene encoding serine--tRNA ligase codes for MLDIKWIRDNPKALVEALVKRSWSAAEAQSTVDGLIASDEARREHVTELQTKQERRNAASKEIGNAMRSGDAALAEKLKAEVGEIKTFIQNGEARERELDKALNDALAVLPNVPLDDVPVGKDEQDNVVKHIVGKVPTRPNWVKEHFEIGEALGMMDFERAARLSGSRFTVLKSGLARMERAIGQFMLDLHTTEHGYEEVIPPLMVRDEVLFGTNQLPKFEEDLFFVKHGEGRLGLIPTAEVPLTNLVREEITAHEKLPLRYTALTPCFRSEAGSAGRDTRGMLRQHQFYKVELVSITDQESSLAEHERMTECAEEVLKRLELPFRTMVLCTGDMGFGARKTYDIEVWLPGQNAYREISSCSVCGDFQARRMDARYKDKDGKGNRFVHTLNGSGTAVGRALIAVIENYQNEDGSVTIPEVLRPYMGGLAKIEAK; via the coding sequence ATGCTTGACATCAAATGGATTCGCGACAACCCGAAGGCCCTTGTCGAGGCGCTAGTGAAGCGCTCGTGGTCGGCGGCTGAGGCGCAGTCCACGGTCGACGGGCTGATCGCCAGTGACGAGGCGCGGCGCGAACACGTCACCGAACTGCAGACCAAGCAGGAGCGCCGCAACGCCGCCTCGAAGGAGATCGGCAACGCCATGCGTTCGGGCGATGCCGCACTGGCCGAAAAACTCAAGGCCGAAGTCGGCGAGATAAAAACCTTCATCCAGAATGGCGAGGCGCGCGAGCGTGAGCTCGACAAGGCGCTGAACGACGCGCTGGCGGTGCTGCCCAATGTGCCGCTCGACGATGTGCCTGTCGGCAAGGACGAGCAGGACAATGTCGTCAAACACATCGTCGGCAAGGTGCCGACGCGGCCGAACTGGGTGAAGGAGCATTTCGAGATCGGCGAAGCGCTCGGCATGATGGATTTCGAACGCGCGGCAAGGCTGTCGGGCTCGCGCTTCACCGTGCTGAAAAGCGGCCTGGCGAGGATGGAACGCGCCATCGGCCAGTTCATGCTCGACCTGCACACGACCGAGCATGGCTATGAGGAAGTGATCCCGCCGCTGATGGTGCGCGACGAGGTGCTTTTCGGCACCAACCAGTTGCCGAAGTTCGAGGAAGACCTGTTCTTTGTGAAGCACGGGGAGGGCAGGCTTGGCCTGATCCCGACCGCCGAAGTGCCGCTGACCAACCTGGTGCGCGAGGAAATCACGGCGCACGAAAAGTTGCCGCTGCGCTATACCGCACTGACGCCGTGTTTCCGCTCGGAGGCAGGCTCGGCAGGCCGCGACACGCGCGGCATGTTGCGCCAGCACCAGTTCTACAAGGTCGAACTGGTGTCGATCACCGATCAGGAATCCTCGCTCGCCGAGCATGAGCGGATGACTGAGTGTGCCGAGGAAGTGCTGAAGCGGCTGGAATTGCCGTTCCGCACCATGGTGCTATGCACGGGCGACATGGGCTTTGGCGCGCGCAAGACCTATGACATCGAGGTCTGGCTGCCCGGCCAGAACGCCTATCGCGAAATTTCGTCCTGTTCGGTCTGCGGCGATTTCCAGGCGCGGCGCATGGACGCCCGCTACAAGGACAAGGACGGCAAGGGCAACCGCTTCGTCCACACGCTCAACGGTTCGGGCACCGCTGTCGGCCGCGCGCTCATAGCTGTCATCGAAAACTACCAGAATGAGGATGGCAGCGTAACCATTCCTGAAGTGCTGCGGCCTTACATGGGCGGTCTGGCAAAGATCGAAGCGAAATAA